The Cervus canadensis isolate Bull #8, Minnesota chromosome X, ASM1932006v1, whole genome shotgun sequence genome contains a region encoding:
- the AKAP4 gene encoding A-kinase anchor protein 4 isoform X2, with the protein MSDDIDWLHSRRGVCKVDLYSPTGQKEQDRKVICFVDVSTLSVEDRNSKDAAGCSSEGDLNLENLEEKEIIVIKDTEKQDQSKTEGSVCLFKQAPSDPLSVLNWLLNDLQKYALGFQHALSPSASSCKHKVGETEGNCQKLPSGNCYSVYADHLNIDYVNNEPQSHRLEMTAAKNTNNNQSPSSPPGKSPSNQKAVISPDGECSMDDLSFYVNRLSSLVIQMARKEIKEKLEGGSKCLHHSIYPPSGDKGKNSPRSAVSKIASEMAHDAVEVTSAEMRGTGEECRDGGRKTFLYSELSNKNKGGDKQMCQRDSKEFAESISKGLMVYANQVASDMMVSVMKTLKVHSSGKPIPACVVLKRVLLKHTKEIVSDLIDSCMKNLHNITGVLMTDSDFVSAVKRNLFNHGKQNAADIMEAMLKRLVNALLGEKKETKSQCLSYTSLKAGSHDAKCKNQSLEFSAVKAEMKGKDKGKVTQEESKSLTSAEKVSEHILKESLTVWNQKQGNQGKMPSKTCPHKEEKKEKISPSTDSLAKDLIVSALMLIQYHLTQQAKGKEACEDDCPPGTMSYMTQSAQYEKCGGSQSAKALSMKHLETRGAPGPSTSLKDNQHLDSQKLDMSNMVLSLIQKLLNESPFNCEDLCEGENKHSDIRTNKSTSIFKKADREDEGQDNREFDFISGMKQVNRQFIDQLVESVMKLCLIMAKYSNNEAALTDLEEQASSSNSSNVYQASGPRGSHEAGMGQSYQDSRGPEVIVNNQCSTSNLQKQLQAVLQWIAASQFNVPMLYFMGDDDGQLEKLPEVSAKAAEKGYSVGDLLQEVMKFAKERQLDEAVGNMARKQLLDWLLTNL; encoded by the exons ACGGAGGGGTCAGTGTGCCTTTTCAAACAAGCTCCTTCTGATCCTTTAAGTGTCCTCAATTGGCTTCTGAATGATCTTCAAAAGTACGCCCTAGGTTTCCAACATGCACTGAGTCCCTCAGCCTCCAGCTGTAAACATAAAgtaggagagacagagggaaactGTCAAAAATTGCCTTCTGGGAACTGCTACAGCGTCTATGCCGATCACCTGAACATAGATTATGTGAACAACGAACCTCAGAGTCATCGTCTGGAAATGACAGCAGCCAAAAACACCAACAATAACCAGAGTCCTTCCAGTCCTCCAGGCAAATCTCCTAGTAATCAGAAGGCAGTTATCTCCCCTGATGGAGAATGTTCTATGGATGATCTCTCCTTCTATGTCAATCGATTGTCTTCTCTGGTAATCCAGATGGCCCGTAAGGAAATCAAGGAGAAGTTAGAAGGCGGTAGCAAATGTCTTCATCATTCGATCTATCCACCCAGTGGGGACAAAGGGAAAAACAGCCCTCGCAGTGCTGTGAGCAAGATCGCTTCTGAAATGGCCCATGATGCAGTAGAAGTGACCTCTGCAGAAATGCGGGGCACTGGGGAGGAGTGTAGGGATGGTGGTCGAAAAACCTTTCTGTATAGTGAATTATCCAACAAGAACAAAGGCGGAGACAAACAGATGTGCCAAAGAGACAGCAAAGAATTTGCAGAATCCATCAGCAAAGGACTCATGGTTTATGCCAATCAAGTGGCATCTGATATGATGGTTTCTGTTATGAAGACCTTGAAAGTTCATAGCTCTGGGAAACCAATTCCAGCTTGTGTGGTCCTGAAGAGGGTGCTACTGAAACATACCAAAGAAATTGTGTCAGATTTGATTGACTCCTGTATGAAGAACCTACATAACATCACTGGGGTCCTGATGACCGACTCAGACTTTGTCTCAGCTGTCAAGAGGAATCTGTTCAATCATGGGAAACAAAATGCTGCTGATATCATGGAGGCTATGCTGAAACGTTTGGTCAATGCTCTTCTTggtgaaaaaaaggaaactaagtCTCAGTGTTTGTCATATACATCCTTGAAAGCCGGGTCCCATGATGCCAAATGCAAGAACCAAAGTCTTGAATTTTCAGCTGTGAAGGCTGAGATGAAGGGAAAGGACAAGGGCAAAGTGACACAAGAGGAATCCAAGTCTTTAACCAGTGCCGAGAAAGTCAGTGAACATATCCTCAAGGAGAGCCTGACTGTGTGGAACCAAAAGCAGGGTAATCAAGGCAAGATGCCTAGCAAAACCTGTCCCcataaggaggaaaagaaagagaagatcaGCCCTTCCACAGATTCACTGGCAAAGGACTTGATTGTCTCTGCCCTTATGCTGATCCAGTACCATCTGACCCAGCAGGCCAAGGGCAAAGAGGCATGTGAAGATGACTGTCCACCTGGCACCATGAGCTATATGACCCAGAGTGCCCAATATGAAAAGTGCGGAGGTAGCCAAAGTGCTAAGGCACTTTCAATGAAACATCTAGAAACTCGTGGAGCACCTGGACCATCCACCTCTCTGAAGGACAATCAACATCTGGATTCCCAGAAGCTGGATATGTCAAACATGGTTCTATCACTTATTCAAAAACTGCTTAATGAGAGCCCCTTCAACTGTGAAGATCTATGTGAAGGTGAGAACAAACATTCTGACATCAGAACAAACAAATCAACCTCCATCTTCAAGAAGGCTGACAGAGAGGATGAAGGCCAGGACAATCGAGAATTTGACTTTATCAGTGGGATGAAGCAAGTGAACCGACAATTTATAGATCAGCTGGTAGAATCTGTGATGAAGCTGTGCCTTATCATGGCTAAGTATAGCAACAACGAGGCAGCCCTCACTGATTTGGAAGAGCAAGCATCCTCATCCAACAGCTCTAATGTTTACCAGGCCAGTGGCCCCAGAGGTAGTCATGAAGCTGGGATGGGTCAGAGCTACCAAGACTCTCGTGGGCCCGAGGTGATCGTCAATAATCAGTGCTCAACAAGCAACTTGCAAAAGCAGCTCCAAGCTGTCCTGCAGTGGATTGCAGCCTCACAGTTTAACGTACCCATGCTCTACTTCATGGGAGACGATGATGGACAACTGGAGAAG CTTCCTGAAGTTTCCGCTAAGGCAGCAGAGAAGGGGTACAGTGTAGGAGATCTTCTTCAAGAGGTCATGAAGTTTGCCAAGGAACGACAACTGGATGAAGCCGTGGGAAACATGGCTAGAAAACAACTGCTAGACTGGCTGCTCACTAACCTGTGA